ctttatTTAATGTGATGGCGAACACTTACATGTAAAAAAACGTACAAAATGAAAGTGAAACATAATATTAGAACAGACTGAGTCTTATGTTTGAATTAGTAAGAAAATTTAATGATTCTGTGATTCGGATCTCATATTAGAATATCAATGGTTAACATTAGATGATTGTAGTGATTTGTTTGAAAGTCAACTATTATAAAATTATGTCTTAACCAATAAAAtagtacaaaaaaaataaaaagaaaaagtaatggAAGACGACTGACTTGGATCAACAGTAACTAACATGGCAGTTCCTCCAAAGGAACAAGTAGCACCAGCAACTTTGGTCCTTTGCCAGTAACTATTGAAGGCATAAGAAGCATGTGACAGAAGTGTATTGGGTACGAAACACGACCCGTTGGGTTGTATAGGGCCACAATCTGCACCCGACCCGCATGCATAATTCATAGCCTCTTGGATAATTGGGTCTGGAACCGATGGTTTAGCAACACACCAAACGCGACCATGTCCATGTCCACCACTACCATATGGTGATGATGATCCTGTTGGTGGTGGATGCACTACCGGTGGTTCAAATACAGGTGGGCTAGGTTCAAATACGGGTGGGCTAGGTTCAAACCCGATTGGAGATTGTGGTGGACTAGGAATAATACTACTAGGTGGGCTAGGTTCATAATCATAGTATGGTGGTGGGTTTGGAACATAGTATGGAGGCCCTTGAAAGATGATTGATGGGCTTGGTATAGTCGGAGAAGGTGTAAGTCCGATTGGGCTTGGGACAGTGGTGGACGGGGATTGTGGGTTGGGTGGTGGGTATATACAAATGGGCGGGTTATAGTTGGTGCCGGGTAAAGGAACAGGAGGCAAAGAATCATAAGGAGGTAAAGTAAAAGGAGAGCTTACAGATACATCTATCAGCATATTCAATGTCTTTGCCATTTCCAATATTTTCAGGTGTTTGTGTTTCATGTTTTGATTTGTAGGACTCGATAGCACCATCGATTTCCTCGCCTctgtaaaaaaaacatacaacatAAAAGAAACTTAACATCTAAGGCCTCAATCAAACACAAGTGATCATATAATGCtataaattaatcaatagatgCCGACTACATTAGTCGTTGCTAAGCTTACCACAATGCGGGAACCAAAGGGTTGCGATTGCAAAAGAGAAATAGAGAAGGCTCATTGTCCAAAAACGACACGAATGGATCACCTAAAATGATGAGCCTCACTCACTGATATGTAAACTGAAGTGAAGTCAGTAAGCAAAGAGAGTAATGAAGAACAATAGGTAAGCTTATTGTAATTGTATATCTTTATACTTGTAACATTAAGGAAGAATGATGATTCCTTAGCCAAGTATATATCCAAGATGTGCACATCAAGATATACTCTAATTTTACAACTAATGCCTAGTATGATCaacaatttataatatatatgttgaTTCTTTTATATTCtaagaatttatttaaatatgaaaatgaagataaattatttatttacttgaAATTGGAATATATGCTTATCTTCACTCTAAGAAAAATGACAAAAGTTTGTGTTTTTACCTCCCACTTTTTTCTTTTGCTTGTTTTTTACTCAACGCTAGAAAAACATGCATTTAACAAACATTTCTCTTCTATTACTTCCTCGgtccttttgaatttttttcattatattcAAAAACCTCTGACATCGATTTGCATAatgatataaaattaaagagatgAAAGAATACGTGATTTTGGCAACatttatatttaagaaaacGATACTGTCTATCGAGTCTCTATGGCCCGTTTGATAGGTGATAATAAATTGTGGTAATAGGAATGAAAATTAGAGAATACAAGTCATTGATTTGAGGCGAGCTACCTATTCTCATCgatgaacttattttttaaatcattcAGATAACAAACATTAAGCTGTATGTCGAGTATATGACAACATAAAAGATGCAAAAACATGAagcttaattaataaaaatcacaATGGAATCAATGAAGTTACATTGATGAAATCGTAAGAGATATATGAAAGCAAGGTTTTAAAAGAAAGGGGCAATGAAAGAAGCAAAAAAGTTACCAGCCAGATGAGAAATCGGTCCCATGATCTAAAACAGCAGCGGTATCTGACTGCATTGCCAGATCATAAACTGGCAGTTTCCCAATGGTACCCCCCTTCATGGTGGATCAAGCATCGAGGAGCTACCATTTGCAACGAAAGATCAATGAATGCATCTACAAATATATTTCAAATCTTTCATCTTCATGGCCAATGATGTTTCCGAGCAACAGGTCTCTTCTAAGATGGAATAATTGCAAGTTCACACAAAACACGCTTCAATGTCGTCGTGAAGAATAAGAACACCACAAGATGCTCTAGCCAGGGGTTGCGGAACAGGAACTCTAACAGGGCAAGTTTCAGCACACAAAATATCTACAACTGTGTGCTGTCTATGAGCCTCATAGCCTGATGGTCCATCCACTTCGATGCAGTTTTCTCATGATAAGGATAGTTTGGGTGAGACGATGAATAGGGAACTGATCCGGGACCAAATGTGTTGGAACTTGGATCCACCAGCACATACTATTATCCGAATCTTTACCCCTGGTTCTTAACTACCCCTCGGGATAAACCAGAAGATGGCCCTTGAAAAATCACCAGGGCAACTTCCATAGCAGTGCCCAAGCAGTGGTCTCTTGCAGTCTCTGGGATGTTTCCTTGAAAGGCCTGACTGAAGAGAAGATCATATGTGCTAAAGGGAGGGAAGCATGCACATTGCACAGGTGACAAGTATACACCAGCCCCACATATCCATGCTTTTAACTTCTTCTCTTTAGGTGATTTCCCAAGAAGCAAATCCGCAGATGCAGTAGAATCCgcaaaaaaatcatattcagaAACAGTTCAACCATATGAAACAACTTCAATTGTTGTTAAAGGGAGTGAATCAACAAAAGCATGTACAGAACTCTGCAGATGCTGAAGGTATGGTTCATCTTAAATTCGTTGATAACAAGTACAATGAGGGCCTTCGTTCTAGACTCTGAAACAGGGACAAAACCTGATGATCGGCTTCTAGTTTGAACATTATCAACCACAAGGTAGATTAATTCTAGAAGGCTAGGAAGGACTCCCTTATTTAATGCTAAATATTCACCATCAGTCACTTCAATCCAAATTACAACAATTAACACATTGCCAATTTCCTGAAACAATTAAAACATTACAACAAATTACAAGCAACGATGAGTAACACTATGTATTACAAGAGGACCCTATGAAATCTCTTCCCATGAGAAATAAACACCCCAAATCCCAAACGGGgcacattcaaaacaaaaacaaaaccagcAAGCAACAACCTTTTAGAAATACAGATTAGCCAACAATCAAGTTTTATGGCAGTAATATTACAATAACAGTTGAAGAAGCACCACCGTAACTAATATGTTTGTATAACATTTTTGAAAGGAAAGAAAGAGAAGATTGATGTGTTTTTCTTCTTAATCTTTCTAATGTTAGTCGGTACAAATTATGAAGAAGTTTTAGTTCTCTTTCTTACATTTCCTACCCTTCCATTTTGCTATCCACAAACGTTAATTACAAAAGATTTGGGTTCGCTACATAAGCCAATAAATTGGTTTCAGTGGTCCTTCACATAATTGCTTCTTTCACCATCTCAACTTGTAAGTTTAAATCCTTCAATTTTTTTCACTCCTAGTCTCCTACCCTCCAAATTATCTTCGGTCTTCCTGGCCCTCTCTTTAAGTCGCATGAGTTCCAACAATCTAGCTTTCTCGGTGGTTTACCAATGCTTCGTTTTTGTACATGTCTTAACCATCTTAAGCAATTCTCTTTCATCCTCTCTTAATATTTGCTATCCAAATCATCTACCAAAGTATTCCCATTTTTACTACTCCTATCCCCTGCTATGATCCTTTTCAAAAGCCAACGTTCTAATTCATATAGCTCTCTTTGCTATTCAAACGAAGAAAATATATCCCTTTCATTTTCCTCTATTTCATTTCCTTCTATTTCCTcatatttaaacaaaatataaaaaaaatactataattcAACCCAAAAATCAAGAATGAGTTTTTATGATACAAAACAAGAAGAAAGCTCTAACAATTGACAACCAATTGAACAAATCAAAAGCTGTAAAAAACCTGATCCAACAAATAAACTAGAATGTAGTATATTATGTTATATAATCAACCTAAATTATTAGGTTAAGCTTtttattaagttaattttttaacaaaatatcaGATTTAAAGTGTAGAATAGGTTAGGCACCTCATGAGTTCGAATCTCGTCCACCCAAAATTCAAGTAGAATATTTATCATCAAGTACAAAAACACATATACATCCATAATTCTAGCCCAAAACGTCTCGTACGAGAGAAATTTAACATATCTTTGGGTTAGTCAGTTATGTGCAAttgctttataaaaaaaatgcttATATTTTAAAAGTGAAAAAGAACAAAAGTGACCTTGTGAACAGAATTAAGGGGAGCAATGTAAtcaagaagaggaagagaagaAGAATCTGCCACTGGAGGGTTAATGGTGGTAGAATTGTTGGTTGAGGACTTGCTTTAATTTCTGAATTTGAGTTGATTCTGGTAGTGCAGCCATTGTTTTATACAACAAGATGTGACTCAAACAGATCTGCCTGATTCTGAATTAGGGTTTGGAAaatttatgcaaaaaaaaaaaattagattaaggAATATTTATCAGAATTTACAAATTACAGAATCGATTTTGGAAATAATTATTCCTTAATCTACAGATTCGAATCGCTTAATAACCTTTTCATCAATCagcaaaatcaaaaaacaatcATCTAAGAATCTTGCAAGTTTGTTCGTTGAGTCGCTCATACGACTTAAGAGTTAATACTGTATTCTTTTCATATATCGCGACTATTAACGACAATTTCATTCAATCTCTCAAGTCTAAAAAAAGGAATAATTGGTTTAAAGGGTTAAGGGTTTATAAATCTCCCATTTGATATTAACCACTCTAAAAtcgtttgttttttttaaaaaaatttattaacagATTTAAAAATAGTGATAGTATTTGATTTTTACTTAACAAATCTTTTAGTCTTTCCATACGAGGTTTTGAGCATGTTCGACTGCACATGGTCCCGAAAAATTAGAGTCCTTAATATTTACTTAGTATATGTTAGGTGTTTATagatacaaaattattaaaaaaatattataatttttttagaaaaattccacatggtagcatctagttttcataaaacgccagtggtagcatttttgtaagatttttccacatggtagcatccagtttatgcactatctaattgccgtagcattttccgttaaattcttgttgatttctgtttaattcattattttgtaagatttttctgcATGGTAGTATccaatttttgctctcaaatgtttaattcaccattttaacgtttaattcaccgattaatttatcaatgccTTTAAACGttgtaacaatttcattttcattcaaattattggcatCATAAAGTTTAAAAGGTGCActccaagcactaatacatatctacttaatCGTTACAATATTTAAGAGCGTTGATatattaatcggtgaattaaacgttaaaatggtgaattaaatatttgagaacAAAAACTgcatgctaccatgtggaaaaatcttacaaaatgatgaattaaacggaaattaacaagaatttaacggaaaatgctacggcagttaaatagtgcataaactggatgctaccatgtagaaaaatcttacaaaaatgctaccactggcgtttcatgaaaactagatgctaccatgtagaatttccctaatttttaaaattatacagGACCTTCATAAAATATGTCAATTTTTGCTCCGCCTCTAAGTCTTTCTATGTAATTAATCTTGCTATTATAGTTAATATGCCTTAAGGATTTTATAAAACGCCTTATCAAGCCATTTTTATGTTCCTTGTCGGTTCCATGTGAAAGTcaatttaatcatcatcattatcattatacccagtgtattccgctcatagaaaaattatggacagggtctaggcgcggccaaaggagtcccccaactcgagaaagataaagagacgtaaccAAACggtaaagataaattaaatgcctataaataaaatgaacaagtagaaccaactacggAAAAGAAAACgaagaaactaataataaagaaacAAGAGAAGCAAGAGGGccagaacaccaaaaggtaatctaagaggacattagtagtctaaaacatggatatggcgtctccactacccctatccctaatCAGGCCcttagagaggtttaactcatgcaagtcaacttttatttgctcatcccaagttctcctaggTCTCCCTCGACTCcttttaccctctactataatgctttttaccctcctcacagggttttcgcgcattttttagaaataggggcctagtttgtccctaaactcttgattcctaattcgatccatcaatgtgtgcccacagaTCCATCTCAACATACGCATTTATGTAACTTCCATgttatgttcaaaaattttcttTACAGGCTAACATTCGATCCCATATAacagagcaggtctgattgccgcccgatataattttccttttaacttgcttgagaatttcctatcacatagcactgcgGTAACGGACAAAACTTTTTGATGTACGAACTGCGGTGAATTTgagaaaaagaatcaattttaGTAAGTCAAGTAAAATTGAcccaaaaagtcaaaaatattctaCTTAAATTACATTGAATATTTTATATCATTTGTTTCCTTACatgtaaaatttaattaatgtaattaTGTGATTTTCTTGTATGAATAGACCTTGCTTATCAAAGAATAAAGCAATAATTCTTCAGTAAACTTTATATGTGTAACATAtgagaaatttatattttttgagaaaaaaattgaaaatataaattaagtatcaaaatgagaattattttgaattaaaattagAAAGAATTGAAGGGTACTAATTTGATTTCAAGTATATGGTTAATATATCTCCCTTTTAATTGTTTGGTTTTTCCTCCCTTTTCTCATTTTATTTACTACTACTTTCTATTATCTTATTATCTCATTCTacatgacaaaaaataaataaataaataaataaataaataaataaatgacaaaacaacaaaaacaatgaaaaatcaaaaattggtCATCTCTATTTCACTATTTATTATCCCTTCGAATTACTCTTCCCAAACCCTCATCCTCTTTGAACCTGCACAAAAAAAATCCCCTTTCTTGAAGCCTTAATTTCTTCCCAACAGACAACAAACAAAGCAGCATCATTCATCTCCTCATTCGATTTAAACTGGTGTTCTTTCTCTGATTCTCGAAGAAGGAAAAACGGTTCTTGCCATTGATTTCGATGAAGCAAGATTTTTCATCCTAAATTCCTTTGATTTTCGAAATTAACGAAACCAATTTGGTGTATTCTCTTTTTTTCCTTGATTTTCGAAGCATATGTGTAGTCTTACTTTCTTCTCTGTTTTTCAACCAATTGATGAGTCAAAACCATTTTTACTAGtgatttatgtttgattgttaaTGACTTTTTATGATTGTACTGCTATTGACACATTggtctttggtctaatgtcgagcaggtattggagcttcttttgcattgcattgtaTTCGGGGAGAGTGACGAGGCCGAAGCATAAACTCtgtcataccgttatctttcgattttgtagctcttgttatcttttgtaaattttggttgtatatgttttgttatgaggccttgtgtccttcCTTGTATATCTATATTTCTGCTgcttagtttataactctgtatggttttaaaaagttaagtcattttaaaacgcaagcgtCAACACTAGAACCGCGATCCATGCTTgacatgttgatttgagaagccggggacgaatcattccgccgtggtgtgagattttaaaggcaatgatgtcttagattagtttaatgtttttattgtgctaattgctctaTCACATATttctgccgaaatttccactgacttttttttttaagttaatatttaacatttatccaaattctttttttcctttaaccgtaaaggacgggaggaaattcgagtgttacaGATTCGGACAAAGTGGTAGCCTTAttccttttgattttattttattctattttagttttatatctAAGTATCTTTGCGAACTCTCATTTCTTTATAATTGTTTCATTTTGTTCTCCATTACAACATAAGAGTAATTAATTAAGTTCAAGAAGCCTTTTTATACACTCTTGCTTCTATAAAAAGACAAATTGGATGAATCTTGTGATAATTGGATTGGATTAAAAGAAATCTGGAGATTTTAGATGTAATTAAGAAATGCTCGTAAAGATTAAATGTTTggtaatttaataattttggagGAATTACTAGTTCTTGTGGAGTTGCAGTTTATAAGTTAGAATAATTATCCTTGAGTTAATTAAAGGTATATTGgataataaatgattaatgaaaaatagatGAATGTTGGAGTAGGTTTTTTTTGGATCTCGATGATTAGAAAGAAATTTATAAAGAATAAGAGATTGGTGGAAATGTTGTTATTGGTAGTTTATAGATGATATATTGGAGGTTTGAGTTAAAACATGCACAAATctttaacaattaaaaatgtTAGAATATGATCTTGGTTTAATCTACTGttttaggaggagatgtaataagttgtATGTTAGTATAATTACATCGAATATACGCTGGTGACGTTATGATATTGTCATACTTCAGGATACGACTACGTCGATGAGCCTTTTAGTCAATTGCGGTGAACCGGTCTTGATTCCTTGAAGCGTCTTCTCGGTGAGTAGTAGCaatcccttaaagggtctggccagactacaattttgaaaattgttttattaaaaCTGTGAATTTTATAATGTTGAAACAAatgttatgaatgattatgctgatattgatatggttaatGGATCGGActcacgagctggtcattgacggagtaaAGGGAACCTTACTCCCtattttgaggtgaattgtcattcaaatattgaccAGTCTCActcgagagtgacatagccttagagctatggatgttcctctcaactagactccatgtgcgcacatagatctaggaaactgatgttgcttttaaacctatgttttgaattactgtgttttgttgttttgaaatgttacttctcattcaattTCATCTGACTCCCTGTTGTTTCTATCTTTTAGATTGTTTACAGATCGATACCGGCTGGGAACGATGGGATAGCAGAGGTGATTAGAGTATTCTTGGAAAACATGTTGTATTTGAGTATGTATAGAGGATGTAGAGTCTGTATCGGGTTTTACT
The sequence above is drawn from the Amaranthus tricolor cultivar Red isolate AtriRed21 chromosome 5, ASM2621246v1, whole genome shotgun sequence genome and encodes:
- the LOC130812704 gene encoding proline-rich receptor-like protein kinase PERK8 isoform X1, which gives rise to MSLLYFSFAIATLWFPHCEARKSMVLSSPTNQNMKHKHLKILEMAKTLNMLIDVSVSSPFTLPPYDSLPPVPLPGTNYNPPICIYPPPNPQSPSTTVPSPIGLTPSPTIPSPSIIFQGPPYYVPNPPPYYDYEPSPPSSIIPSPPQSPIGFEPSPPVFEPSPPVFEPPVVHPPPTGSSSPYGSGGHGHGRVWCVAKPSVPDPIIQEAMNYACGSGADCGPIQPNGSCFVPNTLLSHASYAFNSYWQRTKVAGATCSFGGTAMLVTVDPSQSSSITFSFYFFCTILLVKT
- the LOC130812704 gene encoding proline-rich receptor-like protein kinase PERK8 isoform X2, with the protein product MSLLYFSFAIATLWFPHCEARKSMVLSSPTNQNMKHKHLKILEMAKTLNMLIDVSVSSPFTLPPYDSLPPVPLPGTNYNPPICIYPPPNPQSPSTTVPSPIGLTPSPTIPSPSIIFQGPPYYVPNPPPYYDYEPSPPSSIIPSPPQSPIGFEPSPPVFEPSPPVFEPPVVHPPPTGSSSPYGSGGHGHGRVWCVAKPSVPDPIIQEAMNYACGSGADCGPIQPNGSCFVPNTLLSHASYAFNSYWQRTKVAGATCSFGGTAMLVTVDPSSQGCHFVSNE